gcaaggccaggtggactggggacagcaaggagtcatcatgccaggtagtcctgacgcatggtcctagggctcaggtcctccgagagagagaaagaaagagagaaggagagaatcagagagagcatacttaaattcacacaggacaccggataagacaggagaagtactccagatataacaaactgaccctagcccccccgacacataaactactgcagcataaatactggaggctgagacaggaggggtcaggagacactgtggccccatccgatgatacccccggacagggccaaacaggaaggatataacctcacccactttgccaaagcacaacccccgcaccactagaggaatatctgttctctctgctaccgcacggcaagcagtaccagagtgacaactctaggtccaaaaggctccttaacagcttctacccccaagctataagactgctgaacaattcatcaaatggccacccatactatttacattgacccccgtttctttttacactgctgctactctctatttaTCGTCGCTGCATATTACCCCTACATGTACAAGTGactttgactaacctgtacccccgcacatttacTCGGTACCGGGCCTCGTTATTATATAGCctcattttttaattttttaatttttatttcacctttatttaaccaggtaggctagttgagaacaagttctcatttacaactgcgacctggccaagataaagcatagcactgtgaacagacaacaacacagagttacacatggagtaaacaataaacaagtcaataacacagtagggaaaaaaatgagtctatatacattgtgtgcaaaaggtatgaggaggtaggcaataaataggccataggagcgaataattacaatttagcagattaacactggggtgataaatcatcagatgatcatgtgcaagtagagatactggtgtgcaaaagagcagaaaagtaaataaataaaaacagtaaggggatgaggtaggtaaattgggtgggctgtttacagatggactatgtacagctgcagcgatcggttagctgctcagatagcagatgtttaaagttggtgagggaaataaaagtctccaacttcagcgatttttgcaattcgttcaagtcacaggcagcagagaactggaaggaaaggcggccaaatgaggtgttggctttttgggatgatcagtgagatatacctgctggagcgcgtgctacgggtgggtgttgttatcgtgaccagtgaattgagataaggcggagctttacctagcatggacttatagactTATAGATTATTGTTATGTTACTTTATTTTTacataagaaaatatttactaaatatacTAAACTCTATttcttaaactgcactgttggttaagggcttgtaagtaagcatttcacagtaaggtcaacacctgttgtattcggtgcatgtgacaaatacaatttgatttaatgaGTGTACATTCTGAGACTTGCTCACttatatacatttttattacaagTCTATTTAATAATTATTAATTCATTATTACATGAGATTGCCCATTTTAAATAACAACTACTTTTGCCTTCAGGGATTCCTCAGAGCTGTAAGACTTGTGACCATGTTGAGGTAAGTCATAATGTATATTCTTACTTTTACATACCTGCAGGAGTCAGGCACagtctcaaagccaggtgtgtactgaccaaccattcatactgggatatagacagtcctgtgttctgctttagtaatataagcacagtctcaaagccaggtgtgtactgaccaaccattcatactgggatatagacagtcctgtgttctgcttGTAGGCATGCAGGATTTTAGCTGTTGTCATATTTTGTCATTAGACAGCTTTAAAAcgatagcgtcccacctggccggTGAAATTGCGgagcgcaaaattcaaactacagtattataaatatttaactttcataaaatcacaaatgtAATAcaccaaaataaagcttaacttcttggtaatccagccgctgtgtcagatttcaaaaaggctttacggcgaaagcaaaccatgcgattatctgaggacagccgCATACAAACAcgtgaaaaacatatttcaaccagtgCGACACGAAattcagaaatagcgatatagaaaatgcctttgatgatcttcttctgttggcactccaaagggtcccagttacatcacaaatggtccttttgttcgataaagtccttctttatatccataaaaactcagtttagctggcacgcttcagtcaataatccacccagtttgcctccatcaaaatgcatacaaaatgaatcccaaacgttactaataaacttatccaaacaagtcaaacaacgtttataatcaaaccttaggtaccctaatacgtaaataaatgataaaatttaagacggagaatcggtattgtctttaccggagaaaaataccaaagaacgctgTCTCTTCCacacgcttggaaacactacagccaaaatgggagcaacctagaaaaactacaatttcttgctcatttttccaaaacccagcctgaaactctttctgaagactgttgacatctagtggaagccctaggaactgcaatctgggaggacttggccttttaataaaagtgatagccattgaaaataggggtaggctgatttaaaaaaaagaaataataataaataaaaacatttgggGGATGGTTTCTCCTCGggatttcgcctgccatatcagttctgttatactcagacatttaacagttttagaaacgttagagtgttttctatccaaatctacaaattatatgcatatcctagcttctgggcctcagtaacaggcagtttactttgggcacgcttttcatccggacatcaaaatactgccccctacccaagagaggttaattgaTAAATCACCAGCATTCCATGTAACTTTGAATACATATATTAGATTATTTACTTTGGTtaatgggccagtttcccagacacagattaagtctaGTCCTGGACCTTAAAGAACTTTCTATTGAAACttccattgagcatgctttttagtccagcacTAGACTCAATCTGTGTCCAGTAAACAGGCCCCATATGTATTACTGATATGCTTGTCCTTGTTCAGGACTCCACACACTGGCTTCAGATTGAACCCTTGACTTCCACTGTCCAGGGAGTGACAATGTTCAGGTAAAGTAACTACTTTTAACATTTCATTCCACTTGCTAGTGTATTGCCCCATTACCTTTGGGAATAGTCTTCTAATACAACCTCTCCATTTGACCATTGACCCTCTCTACCATATCTTGTTGTTGCCCTCAGACACAGGACACCCAAAGGGAGTTATGAGTGCACAGTGTCTGGGCTCCGctggctgtgtgagagagatgtcaTTCTGAAGTATCACTTCAGGAACTGGGAACCCTACAGTCAACTTCTGAAAGACATGCAGTACACACAAGGTGGTCCATTGCTGGACATCACTATGGAGTTAGGTGAACTGGAGGAAGTTCATCTGCCACACTTTGTCTGTTTAGGTAAAACCACATAGAAATAGTATTCAGAAAGACATTTCCATGTAACTGAGTTTCACTtcctgaatgaatgaactattctggGAGTTTGAGTTTACTGTGATCTGGTACTGGATATTATTTGTGTTTTAGTAGGATGAATAATACAATATTTGTATTTCTGTCTCCTTTTTATTGTGTTGTTCAGGGACCAACCCTTCCCTGAGGAATGAGATGAAGATTCTTCATGTAGAGGAACATGGAGTGTCTTTTGAGGAAGTGCATGAGGTCACCAGATTCCATGCTAAGATTCTCCATCCCAAGTTCTCATCTGTCTCTGTTGTACTGAACTATATCGCCTGTTGGAACGTAGATGTCCACTGTGACGTGATCCTCTATTTGGCAGTAAAAAGGTCAACAGTAATTTCAAGGCTGTACCTGCTCCTCAGAAACTCCAGTCAGAAAGAGGTGAGGCACTATCATTGAAGTGACAACAGTATGTTGAAACTTACTGAAGGAAAGCTGATAGTTTGTTAAAAATCTCTAGATTACAAAGACAACATGCAGCTCTGTGAGAAATCTATTTCTGTTGTAACATTCATTAATACAATAGAAACTATGACCAACATTTGTATCTCAGTTAGCTGCAAGTTGTGTGAATTATGGGACTACATTGTTCTGACTGACTACTGCATTGCTCATTTTGTAGGCTGTTCAGGAACGGGAGAAAAATCAGCTGTCCCAAGGATATTCAGAATTTCTCCTGTCAAATCCAAACGGGTCCTTAAAGCTGAACAATTGGTTTTCACTCAAGAATCCCCTCTCCACTTCCATCAATCCAGAGGTACAGTTTTAGCAGGCTAAGGACATGAATCTGTCATATTGTATATGTCATGActtgactatcattaatgtgatgactgttatttattgaatcaactatgtttaattgttacttgatttaaaaaaataaaaagattaaTCATCTagcaattaactcattaggaatttggggcaccacggaagaagaTGTTTAACGACTTGCCATCTCCTGAATTAAACTCAAGaagatgtatatatatatatatatctctcgaTAAGTCACTTATCAATCAtgacctcatatcagtctcattctgaacgtcgcagaCCTCTTGAATCTGCAAGAACCCAAGCCCTTTCTGATCATTCAccaatttatttaatttatttactaactaaataataacacagaatacacatacacacttacatgagatgaaaagtccctagtggactgaaaCGATATTATGGCTTGTTAC
This genomic window from Salvelinus namaycush isolate Seneca chromosome 8, SaNama_1.0, whole genome shotgun sequence contains:
- the LOC120052257 gene encoding NACHT, LRR and PYD domains-containing protein 1 homolog codes for the protein MFRHRTPKGSYECTVSGLRWLCERDVILKYHFRNWEPYSQLLKDMQYTQGGPLLDITMELGELEEVHLPHFVCLGTNPSLRNEMKILHVEEHGVSFEEVHEVTRFHAKILHPKFSSVSVVLNYIACWNVDVHCDVILYLAVKRSTVISRLYLLLRNSSQKEAVQEREKNQLSQGYSEFLLSNPNGSLKLNNWFSLKNPLSTSINPEKIQLLPADTTPSCCQMIMGNTGVDIEMELIGDDERIAWRDMLRTDEYITVTHSTSAVSGAGGPAVSSLTGSTEQQLRSVRTEFVKRVSRPVLDVLLDRLLQHTVINQEEMESVKVIAERAEKARDIIDMVLRKGTESCSRMINLLGELDPCLCSLLQINSVGIPT